The proteins below are encoded in one region of Reichenbachiella sp. 5M10:
- a CDS encoding NUMOD4 domain-containing protein: MGYQRIERISEVWKTIEGFSNYEVSNQGTIRRKARKTWHSGSKKDILLKERIMRQRWNKSCKCFFLDLLNDEGKRKTVYPHKEVAKAFCINIIPEEYTMIVHLDNNPKNNDSTNLEWVSPSEHMSFQFEVGNKNNFKVWKTRKKRYKNGFKEQGPTTHYSKSQARKMA; this comes from the coding sequence ATGGGGTATCAAAGAATAGAAAGAATAAGTGAAGTTTGGAAAACCATAGAGGGTTTTTCGAACTACGAGGTATCCAACCAAGGTACTATCCGTCGCAAGGCTCGTAAGACTTGGCATAGCGGATCCAAAAAAGACATCCTCCTCAAAGAAAGAATTATGAGACAGCGTTGGAACAAAAGTTGCAAATGCTTTTTCCTCGACCTGCTCAATGATGAGGGCAAGCGCAAAACGGTCTATCCGCACAAAGAGGTCGCCAAAGCGTTTTGTATCAATATCATTCCAGAAGAATACACGATGATCGTCCACTTGGACAACAACCCAAAAAACAACGATTCGACCAATCTCGAATGGGTTTCTCCTTCTGAGCATATGTCTTTCCAGTTTGAGGTGGGCAACAAGAATAACTTTAAGGTCTGGAAAACAAGAAAGAAACGATACAAGAATGGTTTCAAAGAACAAGGCCCTACCACTCACTACAGCAAGAGTCAAGCACGTAAAATGGCATAA
- a CDS encoding CHAT domain-containing tetratricopeptide repeat protein → MKEAYWRGIIASDNKIAENLCGTFDLIKAMDLANEAFEMADLHLGEWDIEKANALNNIGNIHYLTGQHEQALEDYERALDIAHHEFHEEVLFSAPTSLGIGNVYFGKHQYEEAFKHFQTALETNIAILGEDHPYVANSYLSLGNLYRNKGSYNLATEYYEHALRINKKVFGENHPDVATTYVGIADIYKNSGSYDLAMQYYRQALVIYKRFLHEKNPKYGAIYLGFADVFKNEGDYLQAEEYYQKSLDLFSETIGLEHQNSVRSYLGLGNTYMYQEKFPEALKYYNQVLDINFKLVGENHVNSSAANNNLGSIYYFFGDFELALRFFTKALDIDIAIHGSEHPNVANAYHNIARVYGEKGDISMALQNIQSAINSSIIDFDDQNVFINPVLVNFFDNQDLLYYLSYKGELLEEGFRRSENVKGLDISLNSFILSDSLVDQIRQSYTDRRDQVMLGDLSSKIYESSINASYALTRLLNEDNVKYLGTGASYSQKKKEYEDRFFFFTEKDKGAILFSSLAESNAKAFGGIPETMLYQEKELKDLINSYTQELAANPDSTMLEFYQRELFAANREYEDLIYQFESDYPKYYDLKYDIQITSLDEVQEFLDDSTMMLSYYIATDSIYISQIEKDDFKIGKIYKKRDYEKALKAVRQGILYKSDRVYAKYARILYQQLFPIEIPSHIKNLIIVQDGVMSTIPFEALLTEDVNAEAMDYATLPYLVRDYNISYTFSANLLYKTFMNEKTIRSKAEKDGMVLAPVDFDNALDALREAKEKSYTESDKAMNLRKGIAISENQIPSLPGTEIESMTLIDMFSENGKTADSYLHYEAKEEVAKSGKMDEYNYVHIASHGFVNQEEPEFSGIFMTRDSLTKIEDGILFSGEVYNINLNAELVTLSACETGLGKIKSGEGIIGLSRALIYAGAKNLTVSLWKVSDESTKELMIDFYSNFLDQEIPEDIHTSLSYAYALKKAKIDLINKGGQFAHPYYWSPFVLIGK, encoded by the coding sequence GTGAAAGAGGCTTATTGGAGAGGGATCATTGCTTCGGACAACAAGATTGCTGAAAACCTCTGTGGAACATTTGATTTGATCAAGGCCATGGACTTGGCGAATGAAGCTTTCGAAATGGCTGACCTTCATTTGGGAGAGTGGGATATTGAGAAGGCCAACGCCCTCAACAACATTGGAAACATACACTATCTCACGGGCCAGCATGAGCAGGCACTGGAAGATTATGAACGGGCGCTAGATATAGCCCATCACGAATTTCACGAAGAGGTGCTTTTTTCTGCCCCAACTAGCTTGGGTATTGGCAATGTCTACTTTGGGAAACACCAATATGAGGAGGCATTCAAACATTTTCAGACAGCACTAGAAACCAACATTGCTATATTGGGAGAGGATCATCCTTATGTAGCGAATTCTTATTTGAGCTTGGGTAACCTCTACCGAAACAAGGGGTCATACAATCTTGCTACGGAATATTATGAACATGCTTTGCGGATCAATAAGAAGGTGTTTGGAGAGAACCATCCGGATGTCGCGACGACTTATGTAGGGATTGCAGACATTTACAAAAACAGTGGAAGTTACGATCTCGCGATGCAATATTACCGTCAGGCATTGGTGATATACAAGCGGTTTTTGCACGAAAAAAATCCAAAATATGGTGCGATCTACTTAGGTTTTGCGGATGTGTTCAAAAATGAGGGAGATTATCTCCAAGCAGAGGAATATTATCAAAAGTCACTTGATTTGTTTTCTGAGACGATTGGTCTAGAACATCAAAATAGTGTGCGAAGCTATTTGGGTTTGGGCAACACCTACATGTATCAGGAGAAATTTCCTGAAGCACTGAAGTACTACAATCAGGTATTGGATATTAATTTTAAGTTGGTGGGAGAAAATCACGTCAATTCGTCTGCGGCGAATAACAATCTGGGGAGTATTTATTATTTCTTTGGGGATTTTGAGTTGGCATTGCGCTTTTTTACCAAAGCACTGGATATAGATATTGCCATTCATGGGTCGGAGCACCCCAATGTTGCCAACGCTTATCATAACATCGCACGGGTCTATGGTGAAAAAGGAGATATCTCGATGGCTTTGCAAAATATACAAAGCGCCATCAATTCGAGTATCATTGATTTTGACGATCAGAATGTATTCATCAATCCAGTCTTGGTGAATTTCTTTGACAACCAAGACTTGCTCTATTATTTGAGTTACAAAGGGGAATTGCTTGAGGAAGGTTTTCGCCGAAGCGAAAATGTCAAAGGGTTGGATATTTCGCTCAACAGTTTCATCTTGAGTGACAGCCTAGTGGATCAGATTCGACAGTCCTATACCGATCGTAGAGATCAAGTGATGCTGGGCGATCTGTCGAGCAAAATTTACGAATCTTCGATCAATGCGTCTTATGCTTTGACGCGATTGCTCAACGAGGACAATGTGAAGTATCTTGGAACAGGCGCATCGTACAGCCAAAAGAAGAAGGAGTACGAGGACAGGTTCTTTTTCTTTACTGAAAAAGACAAAGGAGCAATTCTTTTTTCTTCTTTGGCAGAATCTAATGCCAAGGCCTTTGGTGGGATACCAGAGACTATGCTCTATCAAGAGAAGGAACTCAAGGATCTCATCAATAGCTACACACAAGAATTGGCCGCCAATCCAGACAGTACGATGCTTGAGTTTTATCAGCGGGAGTTGTTTGCTGCCAACCGGGAGTATGAGGATTTGATTTATCAATTTGAAAGTGACTATCCGAAGTATTATGACTTGAAATACGACATTCAAATCACTTCTCTGGATGAAGTGCAGGAATTTTTGGATGATTCTACGATGATGCTTTCTTACTATATCGCTACTGATAGCATCTATATCTCTCAAATTGAAAAGGATGATTTTAAGATAGGTAAGATCTACAAGAAACGAGACTATGAGAAGGCCCTCAAGGCGGTACGTCAAGGGATTTTGTACAAGAGTGACCGAGTCTATGCCAAGTATGCCAGAATACTCTACCAACAGCTTTTTCCTATAGAGATTCCGAGCCACATCAAAAACCTGATCATTGTGCAGGATGGTGTGATGTCTACGATTCCGTTTGAGGCACTACTCACGGAGGATGTCAATGCAGAAGCCATGGACTATGCAACTCTGCCATATTTGGTAAGGGATTACAACATCTCTTATACTTTCTCAGCCAATTTGCTCTATAAGACCTTTATGAATGAGAAAACAATTCGTAGCAAAGCAGAGAAGGATGGTATGGTTCTGGCCCCTGTTGATTTTGACAATGCCCTGGACGCACTTCGTGAAGCGAAAGAAAAATCCTACACAGAGTCTGACAAGGCCATGAACCTACGTAAAGGGATCGCAATATCCGAGAATCAAATTCCGTCCTTGCCTGGTACGGAGATTGAATCTATGACTCTCATTGATATGTTTTCAGAGAATGGGAAAACAGCTGATAGTTATTTGCATTATGAGGCAAAAGAAGAGGTGGCCAAATCGGGGAAGATGGATGAGTACAATTATGTGCACATTGCCTCCCATGGCTTTGTCAATCAGGAGGAACCTGAGTTTTCGGGAATTTTCATGACGAGAGACTCACTGACCAAGATAGAAGATGGAATTTTGTTTTCTGGGGAGGTGTATAATATCAACCTCAATGCAGAACTCGTGACACTATCTGCTTGTGAGACAGGTTTGGGTAAAATCAAGAGTGGAGAAGGGATTATCGGTTTGTCGCGTGCGTTGATTTATGCAGGGGCCAAGAATCTAACGGTCTCATTGTGGAAAGTCTCGGATGAATCGACCAAAGAATTGATGATTGATTTTTATAGTAATTTCCTAGATCAAGAGATCCCTGAGGATATTCACACCAGTCTCAGCTATGCCTATGCACTCAAAAAGGCAAAAATAGACTTGATCAATAAAGGCGGGCAATTTGCTCATCCATATTATTGGTCTCCTTTCGTACTCATTGGGAAATAA
- the recG gene encoding ATP-dependent DNA helicase RecG produces MASFLDTKIEFLKGVGPTRAKLLQEELAIFTYEDLLHYYPFRYENRSEFHQIKDISETDSFVQIKGTLQSFGLKGQARKQRLSAQFVDSTGQIELVWFTGASWMMKKLRQGVAYVVYGKPSVFNGQYSISHPEIEIVTPSNEQTSNSYHPVYSTTEKLKKRYLDSKAIAKLVKALLQSPSFQIQENLDPHLLHSNELIGLKSALTWVHYPNDQEQLDKALKRLKFNELFFIQIKIFQEKSERKEKHQGIVFKNSHLVNQFYTDHIPFDLTDAQKRVIKEIYTDLQSGYQMNRLMQGDVGSGKTITAFICMLIAISSGYQTSIMAPTEILATQHYHGLSEFSKQLGLNTALITGSTKKSQKRTNLEQLQSGELDIVVGTHALIEDNVAFRNLGLAVIDEQHRFGVAQRAKLWQKNKNHYPHVLVMTATPIPRTLAMTLYGDLEISTIDQLPQGRKPIKTTHLTDSNRSKLFGFIRRQIEENRQIYIVYPLIEESEKLDYKDLMDGYESITRAFPNQQISIVHGKMKAADKEFEMRRFVEHKTQIMVATTVIEVGVNVPNASVMVIENAERFGLSQLHQLRGRVGRGADQSYCILMSGSKISKEARERIKCMVDTTDGFRIAEKDLELRGPGDLMGTQQSGVLDLKIADITNDGQLLKQAREQARTILEKNPSLDQYPILKIHLNTHKRQLLWSNIS; encoded by the coding sequence ATGGCCTCTTTTCTCGACACGAAAATAGAATTCCTGAAAGGAGTAGGCCCCACTAGAGCCAAACTACTCCAAGAAGAATTGGCCATATTTACTTATGAGGACCTCCTGCACTATTATCCCTTTCGCTACGAAAACAGATCCGAGTTTCATCAAATCAAAGACATCTCTGAAACAGACTCCTTCGTACAAATCAAAGGAACACTCCAGTCCTTTGGACTCAAAGGGCAAGCCCGAAAACAACGACTATCTGCTCAATTCGTTGACTCCACAGGGCAAATAGAATTGGTGTGGTTTACTGGTGCGAGCTGGATGATGAAAAAGCTCCGACAAGGCGTTGCATATGTCGTCTACGGCAAACCCTCCGTATTCAACGGTCAATACTCAATCAGCCACCCGGAAATTGAAATTGTCACGCCAAGCAACGAGCAGACCAGCAATAGCTACCACCCGGTATACTCCACCACCGAAAAACTTAAGAAACGCTACCTAGATAGCAAGGCCATCGCCAAACTCGTCAAAGCGCTCCTTCAGAGCCCAAGCTTTCAAATTCAAGAAAATCTAGACCCTCACTTACTACATAGCAATGAGCTCATTGGGCTCAAATCTGCACTCACTTGGGTTCACTACCCTAACGACCAAGAACAACTAGACAAGGCTCTCAAGCGACTAAAATTCAACGAGTTATTTTTCATTCAAATCAAAATTTTCCAAGAAAAATCGGAACGAAAAGAAAAACACCAAGGCATTGTATTCAAAAACAGTCATCTCGTCAATCAATTTTATACAGACCACATCCCCTTTGACCTGACAGACGCACAAAAAAGGGTCATCAAAGAAATATACACCGACCTCCAATCAGGATATCAAATGAATCGTCTCATGCAAGGAGATGTTGGTAGTGGCAAAACCATCACCGCATTCATTTGCATGCTCATTGCCATCAGTAGTGGCTATCAGACCAGTATCATGGCTCCTACCGAGATCCTCGCTACTCAGCATTATCACGGCTTGTCTGAATTTAGCAAACAACTAGGGCTCAACACTGCCCTCATCACAGGGTCTACTAAAAAAAGCCAAAAAAGAACTAACCTAGAGCAACTACAATCAGGAGAGCTTGACATAGTCGTCGGAACACATGCGTTGATCGAAGACAACGTGGCCTTTCGAAACCTAGGATTAGCCGTCATCGATGAGCAACACCGCTTTGGAGTTGCACAGCGAGCCAAGCTATGGCAAAAAAACAAAAACCACTACCCTCATGTACTTGTGATGACAGCTACCCCAATCCCAAGAACCTTGGCCATGACCCTTTATGGTGATTTAGAAATCTCAACCATCGATCAGCTGCCACAAGGAAGAAAACCCATCAAGACCACTCATCTGACTGACTCCAACCGATCCAAGCTCTTTGGTTTCATCCGTAGACAAATTGAAGAGAACCGTCAAATATATATCGTTTATCCTCTGATAGAAGAATCCGAAAAATTGGACTACAAGGACCTCATGGATGGATATGAAAGCATCACTCGAGCATTTCCCAATCAACAAATCAGCATCGTACACGGTAAGATGAAGGCTGCTGACAAGGAGTTTGAAATGCGGCGTTTTGTTGAACACAAGACACAAATCATGGTCGCCACAACAGTCATCGAGGTAGGTGTCAATGTCCCCAATGCCTCGGTCATGGTCATCGAAAACGCAGAACGCTTTGGCCTCTCTCAGTTGCACCAATTGAGAGGCCGGGTAGGGCGGGGAGCAGACCAATCCTACTGCATACTCATGAGCGGCTCCAAAATATCCAAAGAAGCCCGAGAGCGCATCAAATGCATGGTTGACACTACAGACGGCTTTAGGATTGCCGAAAAAGATTTAGAGCTACGTGGGCCTGGCGACCTAATGGGTACACAGCAGAGCGGAGTTCTTGACCTCAAAATTGCCGATATCACCAACGATGGGCAGCTGCTCAAACAAGCCCGCGAACAGGCCCGAACCATCTTAGAAAAAAACCCAAGCCTAGACCAATACCCCATACTCAAAATTCACCTCAACACACACAAGCGCCAACTTCTGTGGAGCAATATATCTTAG
- the serS gene encoding serine--tRNA ligase yields MLLVSDIIDNKEQFVAGLVKRGIENANELLEEVIALDLKRKNTQTEMDEVLAESNQVSKSIGLLMKEGKKEEANSAKEQTAHLKIKSKDLGQTLEETKTALENKLYQIPNIPEDQVPTGKSEEDNEIIYTVDTIPELDGQALPHWELIKKYDIIDFDLGVKITGAGFPVYKGKGARLQRSLVNFFLDEAQQAGYHEIQPPIVVNEASGYGTGQLPDKEGQMYHLSDTDMYLIPTAEVPLTNLYRDVILDEKDLPIKNVGFTPCFRREAGSWGSHVRGLNRLHQFDKVEIVQVQHPDKSFETLEQMVKHVETLLQKLELPYRILKLCAGDLGFTSCLTYDFEVYSAAQKRWLEVSSVSNFKNYQANRLKLRYKDEHNKKQLLHTLNGSALALPRIIAALLENGQTDKGIELPEILTQYTGFKIID; encoded by the coding sequence ATGTTATTGGTTTCAGACATTATTGACAACAAAGAGCAATTTGTTGCCGGCTTAGTAAAAAGAGGAATAGAAAACGCGAACGAACTGCTGGAAGAAGTCATCGCACTGGATCTCAAAAGAAAAAATACACAAACAGAAATGGACGAAGTCTTGGCTGAATCCAATCAAGTTTCCAAGTCCATAGGCCTCCTCATGAAAGAGGGTAAAAAAGAAGAAGCCAATTCTGCCAAAGAGCAAACGGCCCATCTCAAAATTAAATCCAAAGATCTCGGGCAAACACTGGAAGAAACGAAGACAGCGCTTGAAAACAAACTCTACCAGATCCCTAATATCCCTGAGGATCAAGTGCCTACAGGCAAATCAGAAGAAGATAATGAAATCATCTACACGGTAGACACTATCCCAGAACTAGACGGTCAAGCTTTGCCACATTGGGAGTTGATCAAAAAATACGACATCATCGATTTCGATCTGGGTGTCAAAATCACAGGTGCGGGATTTCCTGTATACAAAGGCAAAGGAGCGCGACTACAACGCTCTTTGGTCAACTTTTTCTTGGATGAAGCCCAACAAGCTGGATACCATGAGATTCAACCCCCAATAGTAGTCAATGAAGCTTCCGGCTATGGCACAGGGCAACTACCAGACAAAGAAGGTCAAATGTACCACCTATCCGATACAGACATGTACCTCATACCTACAGCTGAGGTGCCCTTGACCAACCTATATAGAGATGTGATCTTAGATGAAAAAGATCTACCAATCAAAAATGTAGGCTTTACTCCATGTTTTAGAAGAGAAGCTGGCTCATGGGGCTCTCATGTGAGAGGACTCAACCGCTTGCATCAATTCGACAAAGTCGAGATCGTGCAAGTACAGCACCCAGACAAGTCCTTCGAGACATTGGAGCAAATGGTCAAGCACGTAGAAACGCTACTACAAAAACTAGAATTGCCTTACAGAATCTTAAAATTATGCGCAGGCGACTTGGGTTTCACCTCATGCCTCACATATGATTTTGAAGTGTACTCTGCAGCACAAAAAAGGTGGTTGGAAGTCAGTTCGGTAAGCAATTTTAAAAACTACCAAGCTAACCGTCTCAAACTACGCTATAAAGACGAGCACAACAAAAAACAACTCCTGCACACACTCAATGGTAGTGCACTTGCACTCCCAAGAATCATCGCTGCCCTACTCGAAAACGGACAAACAGACAAGGGCATCGAACTACCAGAGATACTGACCCAATACACCGGGTTCAAAATCATCGACTAA
- the gldD gene encoding gliding motility lipoprotein GldD translates to MKEVIGYTLILLLIASCGESNFVPKPKGYNRIELTPSTYQSIPDSFPYQFEYPQAARIIKDKSWISERYWIDLYYPAYDADIQVTYKPVQNSRAVLEELLRDSYKLTSEHGVKAYAIEESVIPLPNGMNATLMELSGQVPSQFQFHVTDSTENFLRCALYFKTSTANDSLKPVIDHIKMDMIHMLNTLEWNN, encoded by the coding sequence ATGAAAGAAGTCATTGGCTATACCCTCATCCTTCTATTGATCGCTTCATGCGGTGAGTCCAATTTTGTCCCCAAGCCGAAGGGCTACAACAGGATTGAATTGACGCCTTCCACCTATCAATCAATCCCAGACAGTTTCCCTTATCAGTTTGAATACCCTCAAGCCGCACGAATCATCAAAGACAAATCTTGGATTTCGGAACGCTACTGGATTGACCTCTATTATCCCGCATACGATGCAGATATTCAGGTCACCTACAAACCTGTCCAAAACAGTCGTGCCGTACTTGAAGAGCTACTTCGAGATTCCTACAAACTAACTTCTGAACATGGCGTCAAGGCCTATGCCATCGAAGAAAGTGTCATCCCACTACCGAATGGAATGAACGCAACACTCATGGAGCTCTCAGGTCAAGTGCCAAGTCAATTTCAATTTCATGTCACGGACTCCACAGAGAATTTTCTAAGATGCGCACTATACTTCAAAACCTCCACAGCCAATGACTCACTCAAACCTGTGATTGACCATATCAAAATGGACATGATCCATATGCTTAACACACTCGAATGGAATAACTAG
- a CDS encoding DUF4286 family protein → MVLYNVTMNVDKRIESDWLQWMKTIHIEKMIATGHFVECKVFELLSDEPQGTTYSVQFFAKNEEDILAFQESLGEQFHHEIISKYGDSVMLFRTMLKQVH, encoded by the coding sequence ATGGTACTCTATAACGTTACGATGAATGTGGATAAAAGGATTGAGTCAGATTGGCTTCAGTGGATGAAAACCATTCATATTGAGAAAATGATAGCTACAGGACATTTTGTAGAGTGCAAGGTTTTTGAATTGCTCAGTGATGAGCCTCAAGGGACGACCTATTCGGTGCAGTTTTTTGCAAAGAATGAAGAGGATATCTTGGCGTTTCAAGAGTCTCTAGGCGAACAGTTTCATCACGAGATCATTTCAAAGTATGGAGACAGTGTGATGCTATTTCGTACGATGCTCAAGCAAGTGCACTAA
- a CDS encoding GNAT family N-acetyltransferase codes for MQKTYSIRQGVKADLPAVLELIRELAIYEKALHEVNNTLEKMAEDGFGPQPIFGFFVAESQDKIIGLSLYYYRYSTWKGKRLYLEDLIVTESERGNGVGKLLMDHTIAFGKSQKCTGMMWQALDWNEPALNFYKTYKASFDEEWVNCHLDFA; via the coding sequence ATGCAAAAGACCTACTCAATCCGACAAGGTGTCAAAGCAGACTTGCCTGCTGTGCTCGAGCTGATCCGAGAACTCGCTATCTACGAAAAAGCTCTCCATGAAGTCAACAACACTCTAGAAAAAATGGCAGAGGACGGTTTCGGACCTCAACCCATCTTTGGCTTTTTCGTGGCTGAATCCCAAGACAAAATCATAGGCCTCTCCCTCTACTACTACCGCTACTCCACCTGGAAAGGCAAACGTTTGTATCTAGAAGACCTCATCGTGACAGAGTCTGAACGAGGAAACGGCGTAGGAAAACTCCTGATGGATCACACCATTGCTTTTGGCAAAAGCCAAAAATGCACAGGCATGATGTGGCAAGCCCTGGACTGGAACGAGCCCGCTCTCAACTTTTACAAAACCTACAAAGCGAGCTTTGACGAAGAGTGGGTCAACTGCCACTTGGACTTTGCTTAG
- the rho gene encoding transcription termination factor Rho has protein sequence MYNIEELNDRLLSELKDIADNLGIKNFKRAAKKDLIYKILDEQAVNPEPAKQIKAKEEKSKSTEAPQSEPVAEKEVKKEKPRRDNKPRAEKKINEDKEPKKVEVDKGTADVLKSFNLDVDSSASKGAQPKAEASESKPKAEPKESKDSSPENKRERNDRPERREKQENRGNQDREKRPEKTSKKNEYNNSVKDFDGVIENGGVLEIMQDGYGFLRSGDYNYLASPDDIYVSPSQIKLFGLKTGDSVIGQIRPPKDGEKYFALLKVTTVNGKTTEEIRDRVPFEYLTPLFPEEKLNLSYKPTDYSTRVMDLFSPIGKGQRGMIVAQPKTGKTVLLKNVANAIAQNHPEVYLMILLIDERPEEVTDMARSVKAEVIASTFDEQAEKHVKVANIVLEKAKRMVECGHDVVILLDSITRLARAHNTVVPSSGKILSGGVDANALHKPKRFFGAARNVENGGSLTILATALIETGSKMDEVIFEEFKGTGNMELQLDRKLSNKRVYPAIDIPASGTRREDLLMDKDELSKVWILRKFMDDMNSGEAMEFLLGKMKGTRNNEEFLISMNG, from the coding sequence ATGTACAACATCGAAGAATTGAACGATAGGTTGTTGTCGGAGCTAAAGGATATAGCTGACAACCTAGGGATCAAAAATTTTAAAAGAGCGGCTAAGAAGGATCTTATTTATAAGATATTAGACGAGCAGGCTGTCAACCCAGAGCCTGCAAAACAAATCAAGGCTAAGGAAGAGAAATCTAAAAGCACTGAGGCCCCTCAGAGCGAGCCAGTAGCAGAAAAGGAAGTGAAAAAGGAAAAGCCTCGTCGAGACAACAAGCCGAGAGCGGAGAAAAAAATCAACGAAGACAAGGAACCTAAAAAAGTTGAAGTTGATAAAGGAACTGCAGATGTATTGAAGTCATTCAATCTTGACGTGGATTCTTCTGCAAGCAAGGGGGCTCAGCCCAAAGCAGAAGCGAGTGAGTCAAAACCAAAGGCAGAACCGAAAGAGTCGAAGGATTCTTCTCCTGAAAACAAAAGAGAAAGAAACGACAGGCCTGAGAGAAGGGAAAAGCAAGAGAATAGAGGGAATCAAGATCGTGAAAAACGTCCTGAAAAAACATCTAAAAAGAACGAATACAACAACAGTGTCAAGGATTTTGATGGTGTGATCGAGAATGGCGGTGTATTGGAAATCATGCAAGACGGTTATGGTTTCTTGAGATCGGGAGATTATAACTATCTCGCTAGTCCTGATGACATCTATGTGTCACCTTCACAAATCAAGCTGTTTGGCTTGAAAACAGGGGATTCGGTTATTGGCCAGATTCGTCCCCCGAAGGATGGTGAGAAGTATTTTGCATTACTAAAAGTGACCACTGTCAATGGCAAGACTACCGAAGAAATTAGAGATCGAGTGCCGTTTGAGTATTTGACACCATTGTTTCCAGAGGAGAAATTAAACTTGAGTTACAAGCCGACAGATTACTCTACTCGTGTGATGGATTTGTTTTCTCCTATTGGTAAGGGCCAAAGAGGTATGATCGTGGCTCAGCCCAAAACAGGTAAAACCGTTTTGCTCAAAAACGTAGCGAACGCTATTGCCCAAAATCATCCAGAGGTTTATTTGATGATTTTGTTGATCGATGAGCGACCTGAGGAAGTGACCGATATGGCTCGAAGCGTCAAGGCGGAAGTGATTGCGTCTACTTTTGATGAGCAAGCAGAGAAGCATGTCAAAGTAGCTAACATTGTCTTGGAAAAAGCAAAAAGAATGGTTGAATGTGGTCATGATGTTGTGATTCTGTTGGATTCGATTACGCGCTTAGCAAGAGCACACAACACTGTAGTGCCGTCTAGTGGCAAGATTTTGTCAGGGGGTGTGGATGCCAATGCACTGCATAAGCCGAAGAGATTCTTTGGAGCAGCTAGAAATGTAGAGAATGGCGGGTCTTTGACTATTTTGGCAACAGCCTTGATCGAGACAGGTTCGAAAATGGACGAAGTAATCTTTGAAGAATTCAAAGGAACCGGTAACATGGAGCTGCAGTTGGATCGTAAATTATCTAATAAGCGTGTCTACCCTGCGATTGATATTCCTGCTTCGGGTACTCGTAGAGAGGACTTGTTGATGGACAAAGATGAGCTATCTAAAGTATGGATTTTGAGAAAGTTCATGGACGACATGAACTCTGGCGAAGCGATGGAGTTCTTGCTTGGCAAAATGAAAGGAACAAGAAACAACGAAGAGTTCCTCATTTCGATGAATGGATAA